The following is a genomic window from Bacteroidia bacterium.
TCCCGCGACAATTGTCACCAACTCCAAAGAAAAACTCAAAGCTTTTGCTCAACAATATCCCGAAATGATCACCAAATGCCTGTCGGAAGTACGGTCATTTCGAATAGATGGGAAAATGATGGGCATGTACACCAGCACCATTGACGCCACAGACATTGAAGATTTACCCGACTTTTTCTCACCTTCATTGTTTCAGCAAAACATCAAAAAAGAGTTTGAACTCAGAGTCTTTTATCTCGCAGGAGAAGTGTATTCCATGGCCATTTTCTCCCAACTTGACCCTGTAACTGCCGTGGACTTCAGACAATACAACCACGAAAAAAACAACCGGGTAGTGCCCTATGCGCTCCCGGCTGATATAACAGACAAGGTTCGTCAACTCATGAGCGCCCTTTCGCTCAATACCGGTTCAGTGGACATTATCAAATCCACTGACCGGAAATATATTTTCCTCGAAGTGAATCCTGTCGGACAATTTGGTATGGTATCCAAGCCCTGCAACTATTTCCTCGAAAAAAAGATCGCGCAGTATTTAATGAATGATTCCGCATGAAACAGTCAGAAACGCTGAAGAAAAAAACAACCGGCGAACTGCCGGTACTATACAATCTGCTTAAAGAAATGAAAAGCGATCCTTCAGTGGTGCGATTTGTAACCAGCACCCGTCAGCAAACCAGTATGTACGGAACCGGCTTTTTTTATAAACCCCTCTCCAGATTTGTATCCCAACATGGAACTACCAGTAATGACCCTGACGGACAATAAGTGTTTTATGCTTTTTGCCTCATGTATTCCGGTAAAAGGATTTGCCAAGAGTATCATTGCCGATATTCAACGGGAACAATACCTCCCTGTGCCCAATCTTCTGGCAGATATCCTGATTGAAAACAGAGGCCAATCTATACAAGCAATCAAAGCCCGCTACCAACATCAGTACGACGAAGGACTGGATTCGTATTTCCAGGAACTGGCACGCACAGAGTGGGGATTTTTCACAGAAGAGCCCGCTTGTTTCCCGCCGATTTCCATGGATTGGGACCATCCGGCGATGATTACCAATGCCATCCTCGACATCGATTCCTCACAACACTACGATATGCGCGGTGTCATTCAGGAGCTGGATGAACTGGGCTGTAAAGCAGTACAGATCAGAGGATTTGGAGAATTGGAAACCGACATGATTTACAAATGGCTGGAAGCAGCCGAAAACACAGGTATTTTTTCGATAGAACTATTGCTCCCATCCGCTGCATTTGATTCAATACAAGAAGCGGAAACAATGGTGCTGAGGTATTGCCGGATCGTTTCACTTACATTGTATAACAGTGAAAATGAAGGATGGGCGGAAACAGAGCATCTGGCGGCAAAAGATATTATCTGCTTCACCCGACAAACGGTGCAGCCCCATTCAGAAGAACTTTGCGGCCCCGAATTTTTTGTCACCAACATCCATTCATTTACCGAAGCCCAACACTTTAACCTCGGCCTCAACCGGAAAATAGCAGTTGACATGCTGGGAAATATCCGAAATTTCCCCGGTCACAGCCAGGCTTTTGGCCATGTTTCTTCGACCACTCTGGCAGCAGTGGCAGAAAGTGGTGAGTTTCAGGCAGCGTGGAAAACACCCGTTGATAAAATCGAAAACTGCAAAGAATGCGAGTTTCGCTACATGTGTGCAGACAATAGCGAGGTAGTGGAGAAAGACGGAAAAATTTACAGACTAACCACTTGTACCTACGACCCAAGAACTGGAGAATGGGAGTAAAAAAATAAACTCATGGCTGGTTTCCCTTACTACAAACAGTTGGATGCGATGGATTGTGGTCCAACCTGTGTGCGGATGATCTCCCGGCATTATGGGCGCCATTATACATTAAAAACGCTCCGGGAAAAAAGCACGGTCGATCGGGAAGGCATTTCTCTTCAGGGTATCAGCGAAATTGCCGAAGCCATTGGTTTCCGGTCATTGGGGGTAAGGCTGGATTTTGAAAAACTGGCCAACGAAGCGCCACTTCCGACTATTGCCCACTGGAACCAGAACCATTTTGTGGTGGTCTATAAAATCAAAAACGACAAGGTTTACGTGGCAGATCCCGCCTACGGCATGCTGGTATATTCGAAGCAGGATTTTCTCAAAGGCTGGGCATCAGACCGGGAAAAAGGCGCAGAAAGCGGGATACTTCTACTCATGGAGCCCGGCCCCGATTTTATGGACCGGGAGGAAGAAAAACCCGACAAAAGCAGTTTCCAGTTTTTGTTTCGCTACGTATTTCAGTTTCGCAAATACCTTACACAGTTATTTTTAGGGTTGATTTTGGGGAGTCTGTTGCAATTGATATTTCCCTTTCTGACACAGGCGGTGGTAGATTTTGGGGTAGGCACAAGAAATGTAGGTTTTGTCTATCTGATCCTGATTGCCCAACTGGTGCTCTTTGCGAGCCAGATGGCGATGCAGTTTATTCAGGCGTGGATACTCATTCATCTGAGTACACGCATCAATATCTCAATTCTGTCAGATTTTCT
Proteins encoded in this region:
- the gwsS gene encoding grasp-with-spasm system SPASM domain peptide maturase — translated: MELPVMTLTDNKCFMLFASCIPVKGFAKSIIADIQREQYLPVPNLLADILIENRGQSIQAIKARYQHQYDEGLDSYFQELARTEWGFFTEEPACFPPISMDWDHPAMITNAILDIDSSQHYDMRGVIQELDELGCKAVQIRGFGELETDMIYKWLEAAENTGIFSIELLLPSAAFDSIQEAETMVLRYCRIVSLTLYNSENEGWAETEHLAAKDIICFTRQTVQPHSEELCGPEFFVTNIHSFTEAQHFNLGLNRKIAVDMLGNIRNFPGHSQAFGHVSSTTLAAVAESGEFQAAWKTPVDKIENCKECEFRYMCADNSEVVEKDGKIYRLTTCTYDPRTGEWE
- the gwsG gene encoding grasp-with-spasm system ATP-grasp peptide maturase; amino-acid sequence: MVIISSQNSDTSTGEVIDWLRSMGTAAYRINGEIFEAALGEFELTISPETSPTLTIEAEGKRVDLADITAFWFRRSAIDTTAASRLESHPASPDLKQQMLGHLGMESSILQTAFFSWLSDKKVLGNHREKGMNKLAVLQMAQAAGLEIPATIVTNSKEKLKAFAQQYPEMITKCLSEVRSFRIDGKMMGMYTSTIDATDIEDLPDFFSPSLFQQNIKKEFELRVFYLAGEVYSMAIFSQLDPVTAVDFRQYNHEKNNRVVPYALPADITDKVRQLMSALSLNTGSVDIIKSTDRKYIFLEVNPVGQFGMVSKPCNYFLEKKIAQYLMNDSA